From a single Lolium rigidum isolate FL_2022 chromosome 7, APGP_CSIRO_Lrig_0.1, whole genome shotgun sequence genomic region:
- the LOC124673702 gene encoding anthranilate synthase beta subunit 1, chloroplastic-like: MASSHLAAASSPAATATALRSCATHPAASFARLPATLRSEYAGLALSGRRAVAPVVVAAGPAAAAPAADLDGRPAAAKQPIIVIDNYDSFTYNLCQYMGELGLNFEVYRNDELTIEDVKRMNPRGILISPGPGEPQDSGISLQTVLELGPTIPIFGVCMGLQCIGEAFGGKIIRVPSGVMHGKSSPVYYDEVVGKDLFEGLANPFTAARYHSLVIEKESFPHDALEITAWTEDGLVMAARHKKYKHIQGVQFHPESIITPEGKRIILNFARYVEEFEKQSSEGK; encoded by the exons ATGGCCTCCTcccacctcgccgccgcctctTCACCGGCGGCAACCGCGACTGCGCTGCGTTCCTGCGCGACACACCCCGCCGCCTCTTTCGCGCGCCTCCCGGCGACCCTCC GTTCTGAGTACGCTGGGCTGGCCCTCAGTGGTAGGAGGGCGGTGGCCCCGGTGGTCGTCGCCGCTGgcccggccgcggcggcgccggcggccgacCTGGACGGCCGCCCGGCCGCGGCGAAGCAGCCTATCATCGTGATCGATAACTACGATAGTTTTACCTACAACCTGTGCCAG TATATGGGAGAGCTTGGGTTAAATTTTGAGGTGTATCGTAATGATGAACTTACCATAGAGGATGTAAAGAG GATGAACCCGCGAGGAATACTTATTTCTCCAGGGCCTG GTGAACCACAAGATTCAGGTATATCACTGCAGACTGTTCTGGAACTCGGGCCAACCATCCCAATATTCGGTGTTTGCATGGGTCTGCAATGCATTGGGGAGGCTTTTGGAG GGAAGATTATCCGTGTTCCTTCTGGTGTGATGCATGGAAAAAGCTCTCCAGTTTACTATGACGAGGTTGTAGGGAAAGACCTATTTGAAGGCTTAGCAAA CCCATTTACCGCTGCAAGATACCATAGCTTGGTCATTGAGAAGGAAAGCTTCCCACACGATGCCCTGGAAATCACAGCATGGACTGAAGATGGACTTGTAATGGCTGCTCGCCATAAGAAGTACAAGCACATCCAG GGGGTCCAGTTCCACCCAGAGAGCATCATCACCCCTGAAGGTAAAAGGATCATTCTCAACTTCGCAAGATACGTCGAAGAGTTTGAGAAGCAGAGCTCCGAGGGGAAGTAG